The DNA sequence GACGCGATGTTGACCGATCCGATCGCCGACATGCTCACCCGCATCCGGAACGCGAACAAGGCGCTCCAGGACAAGGCAGTCATGCCGACGTCGCGCATGAAGGTGGAGATCGCCCGCCTCCTGAAGGAGGAGGGCTACATCCGGGACTATCACGTCGAGAAGGGCGAATC is a window from the Candidatus Binatia bacterium genome containing:
- the rpsH gene encoding 30S ribosomal protein S8, with amino-acid sequence MLTDPIADMLTRIRNANKALQDKAVMPTSRMKVEIARLLKEEGYIRDYHVEKGES